The segment TCGAGGACGCCCGTCCCACCGCGCCCGACCACGAGTGGGAACTCGACGTCCCGGAGGAGTCCGTCGATGTGCGCGGCGACCTCGGCCGGCTGCAACAGGTCGTCACGAACCTGCTCGCCAACGCCCGCACCCACACTCCCGCGGGCACCCGCATCGCCGTGGAAGTCCTCCGGGACGGAGGACACGGCGTCCTGCGCGTGCGCGACGACGGCCCCGGCATCGATCCCGCCGTGCGCGAGACGCTCTTCGCCCGCTTCGCCCGCGGCGACAGCTCCCGCACCCGCGCCACCGGCGGCACCGGGCTGGGGCTCGCGATCACGAAGGCGATCGTCGACGGCCACGGCGGATCCATCGCCGTGGAAAGCACGCCCGGAAACACCGTGTTCACCGTGCGCATCCCGCTCAGCAACGCCGAGACACCGGCGACGCCCTCAGGGGCGATCAGCTCCCAGGGCGGTCACGCAATCCCCGACCGCACGTCCTCCGACGATTGAGCGCGCCCCGATCCACGCCGCTGTCGCCGTGCTTCATAGCCGCAGGATGCGCCGAGCTCAGCGGCGCAGGATGTCGCGGGTCGTCGTTGCCGGGTCGAGGTCGAGCCGGCGCAGCAGCTGCGCGTTGAGGGCGACCACGATCGTCGACAGCGACATCAGGATGGCGCCCACCGACATCGGCAGGATGAACCCGAGAGGAGCGAGCACCCCCGCTGCCAGGGGCACGGAGAGGAGGTTGTACCCCGCCGCCCACCACAGGTTCTGCCTCATCTTCCGGTATGCGGCACGCGACAGCTCGATCACGGAGAGCACCGACCGCGGGTCGTCGCCCGCGAGGATCACACCCGCCGAGGCGATCGCGACGTCCGTTCCCGCTCCGATCGCGAGTCCGACATCGGCCTGTGCGAGAGCCGGGGCGTCGTTGACGCCATCGCCGACCATCGCGACCTTCTTGCCCTCGCGCTGCAGCTCCTGAACCTTCGCCGCCTTGTCTTCGGGACGAACCCCGGCGAAGACGCGATCGATTCCGAGACCCTGCGCCACCGCCTGCGCCACAGCATCCGCGTCGCCCGTGATCATCACGACCTGCAGGCCGCGCTCATGCAGGGCGTCGATCGCCTCGCGCGACTCCGATCGCACCTCGTCGGCGAGCTTCATCGCGCCGATGACGCGCCCGTCCTGGATGACGTGCAGGATGATCGCGCCGTCCGAACGCCACTCCGAGGCGACCGGGAGCTCATCCGCCTGCTCCTCCGCGAGCAGGTGTGGCCCGCCGACGCGCACGACGCTGTCGTCGAGGGTCGCGGTGACACCCACCGCGGGTGAGGAGGCGAACCGGGAGCTGCGGGGAATCGCGAGCTGCTTCTCTTCGGCCGCGCGCACGATCGCGCGCGCCAGCGGATGCTCGCTATCGGCCTCCGCCGCGGCCGCCAGCGCGAGCACCTGATCCGGCTCAGAACCGTCGACCGCCGAGACGTCCGAGACCACCGGCTCGCCCTTCGTCAGCGTGCCCGTCTTGTCGAAGAGCACGGTGTCGACCGCGCGCATGCTCTCCAGCGCCAGGCGATCCTTGACCAGCACGCCCGCGCGCGCAGCGCGTTCGGTGGCGATGGAGACGACCAGCGGAATCGCCAGGCCCAGGGCGTGCGGGCAAGCGATCACCAGCACGGTGATCGTCCGGACCACCGCCGCGTCGGGGAAGCCGACGAGCGTCCACACGATCGCCGTGATGATCGCCGCTCCGAGCGCGAACCAGAACAGCCACCCGGCGGCCGTGTCCGCGAGGCGCTGTGCGCGCGAGGACGAACTCTGCGCTTCGGTGACGAGGCGCTGGATGCCCGCCAACGTCGTGTCATCGCCGATCGCCGTGATCTCAACGCGGAGCCCCGAGTCGGTCGCGACCGTGCCTGCCGTGACATGATCGCCGGTGCCTCGTTCGACCGCGCGGGACTCGCCGGTGACCATCGACTCGTCCATGGAGGCGCGTCCGTCGACGATGCGCCCGTCCGCGGGAACACTGCCGCCCGGCCGCACGATGACGACATCACCGACGACGAGGTCAGAGGGCGAGACAGTGACGACCTCGTCGCCATCGAGTCTCTCGGCTTCATCGGGGAGGAGGGCGGCGAGGGAGTCGAGCGCCGAGGTGGTCCGCGCAAGGGAGCGCATCTCGATCCAGTGCCCGAGCAGCATGATGACCACCAGCAGCGCGAGCTCCCACCAGAAGTCGAGTTCGTGATGCAGCACACCAAGGGTCGCGCCCCACGACGCGATGAAGGCGACGGTGATCGCGAGCGCGATCAGCAGCATCATGCCGGGCTTGCGCGCACGAAGCTCGCTCACCGCACCCGCGAGGAACGGACGTCCTCCCCACACGTACATGACCGTCCCCAGAACCGGAGACACCCCTCTCAAGCCCGGGACATCGGGAAGGGTGTAGCCGAGGATCGACGCGAACATGCCCGACAGCGCCACGGTGGGAACGGCCAGCACCAGCATGATCCAGAACAGGCGACGGAACTGTGCGACATGGTCTCCGTGACCCGAGTGGTGACGGTGACCGCCGTGACCGGAATGCTCTTCGTTCCCGGTGCGGTCGTGATGAACGTGGTGCTCCGGCGCACCCTCGTGGGGAGAATGGCTCATGGAACTCGTCTCCTGGAGGTCGAGGGCTGACATCTCGTCTGAGTCGACAACAAGATACCCCTGTAGGGTATTCCCATCCTCGCCGAGGTGAGGTGCATCCCCCGATCTCGACATGCCGCCGTCGCTGAGACGATCGGCACGCGGTCGCGCCTACGCGTCGCCGCCGAACATGCTCGTGACCGAGCCGTCTTCGAACACCTGACGGATGGCGGCGGCCAGCAGCGGGGCGATCGGCAGGATCGTCAGCGTCTCCCAGCGGCGCGACTCGGTGAGCGGGATGGTGTCTGTGATGACGACCTCGTCGATCGCGGCATCCTGCAGGCGCTCGGAGGCGGGATCGCTGAAGATCGCATGCGTGGCGGCGACGATCACGCGGCGCGCACCGTTCTTCTTGAGCGCCTGAGCGGCCTTGACGATCGTGCCGCCGGTGTCGATCATGTCGTCGACCAGCAGACACGTGCGGCCCTCGACCTCGCCCACGATCTCGTGCACCGAGACCTGGTTGGCGACCTTGGGATCGCGGCGCTTGTGGATGATGGCCAGCGGCGCACCGAGGCTGTCCGACCAGGTATCGGCCACGCGCACGCGCCCCATGTCGGGGGAGACAATCGTCAAGGTCTCACGATCCTCCGGCGTGAGCGTGCTCCGGAAGTGCTCGAGCAGCACGGGCTTGGCGAAGAGGTGGTCGACGGGCCCGTCGAAGAAGCCCTGGATCTGCGCCGCGTGCAGATCGACGCTCATGACGCGGTCGGCCCCGGCGGTCTTGAGCAGATCGGCGACGAGGCGGGCGCTGATCGGCTCGCGTCCGCGGCCCTTCTTGTCCTGCCGGGAGTAGGGGAAGTACGGCGCGACGACCGTGATCCGCTTGGCGGAGGCGCGCTTGGCGGCATCGAGCATGATGAGCGTCTCCATGAGCCACTCGTTGACCGGTTCGCCGAAGGACTGCACGATGAACAGGTCGCAGCCGCGGATCGACACCTCGAAGCGGGCGTAGATCTCGCCCGACGCGAAGGTGCGGTGCTCGACCGGGGCGATCTCGGTGCCGAGCACGTCGGCCACCTGCCGGGTGAGGTCAGGGACCGAACGCCCGCCCGCGACGACGAGCCGCTTCTTGGTCTTGGCGATAAGCCCTGGCGCGATGCCGTTGTCGCGATCAAGCTCGATCTTCTTCTTGCGCCCCATCGGACCCGCCTATTCCGCCGTCTGTGACCGGGCCGCCGCCTCTGCGGCACCCGTGCCCGCCCTGTTCTTCTCGACCCACCCCTCGATGTTGCGCTGAGGGGCGACGCTCATGGCAAGCGCACCGGCGGGAACGTCCTTGCGGACGACGGCGCCGGCACCTGTCTTCGCACCGGCTCCCAGCTTAACGGGAGCGACGAGCACCGTGTGCGAACCTGTGTGCACCTCGTCGCCGATCTCGGTGCGGTGCTTGCTCACGTCGTCGTAGTTGGCCGTGATCGTGCTCGCGCCGAGGTTGACGCCGCGACCGATCGTGGCGTCGCCCACGTACGACAGGTGCGGAACCTTGCTGCCCTCGCCGATCTCGGCGTTCTTCGTCTCGACGTATGCGCCGATCTTGCCCTCGGCGCCGAGCACGGTGCCGGGACGCAGGTACGAGAACGGGCCGACCGTGGCGCCCGCCCCGATCACGGCGAGGTTCGCATCCGTGCGGCGCACCGTGGCGTCGGCGCCGACCTCGCAGTCCGCGAGCGAGGTGTCCGGCCCGATCACCGCCCCCGACTCGATCACCGTCGCCCCGACGATGTGCGTGTTCGGCAGGAGCGTGACGTCGGCGGCGAGCTTCGCCTCGTCATCGATCCAGGTCGTGGCGGGATCCACGATCGTCACGCCCTCGAGCTGCCAGCGGCGCACGATGCGGGCGTTGAGCAGGCGGCCCACTTCCGCGAGCTGGGCGCGGTCGTTGACCCCGTAGGTGACGGAGACGTCGGAGACGACGGAGGCGCCCACGCGCTGGCCGGCGCCGCGCAGCAGCCCGGGCACGTCGGTGAGGTACTTCTCCCCCTGGGCGTTGTCGACGCCGACCCTCGCGAGGTTCTCGCGCAGCGCGGCGGCGCGGAAGACGTACATGCCCGCGTTGATCTCATTGACGGCGGCCTCGTCGACCGTGGCATCCTTCTGCTCCACGATGCGGTCGACGTCGCCTGCGTCGTCACGGATCACGCGGCCGTAGCCGGTGGGGTCGTCGACGACGGCGGTCATCAGCGTCGCCGACGCCCCCGTGGCGCGATGCTCGGCGACGAAGGCACTCAGCGTCTGTTCGTCGGCCAGCGGGCAGTCGCCGGAGAGGATGAGCACATCGCCGTCGAAGTCGGGAATGGCCTCGAGCGCCACCTCGACCGCGCGACCCGTACCGGGGATCTCGTCCTGGTCGACGACATCGGCGTCGGGGTGCTGCGCGGCGATGACGCCGACGACCTGGTCGCGCTCGTAGCGCACGACGACTTCGATGTGCCGGGCCTGCAGACGCGTCGCGGTCGTGAGCACGTGCCCGACCAGCGGTCGCCCGGCGATCGGATGCAGCACCTTGGGAAGGCGCGACTTCATGCGCGTGCCCTGTCCTGCCGCGAGGACGATGATCGCGAGATTGTTATCGGTCATGCTCCGCCGCCAGGATTCGAACCTGAACCTCACAGCTCCAAAGGCTGTCGTGCTGCCGTTACACCACGGCGGACCACGGCGCCGTCGACATGCGAGGCCCGCGGATCAAGTCTGCCATGCGCGAAGATGGACGAATGAGCACGAGCGATGAGGTCGACCGCATCGTCGGCGCCTGGAACACACAGCGCGCCGACCTGGATTTCTCGCCCCTCGAGGTGCTCTCCCGCGTCGACCGCCTCTCGCGCCATCTCGACCGGGCCCGGCGCGAGGTGTTCCGCCGCAGCGACCTCGAGCCGTGGGAGTGGGACGTGCTGTCGGCCCTGCGCCGCGCGGGCGATCCGTTCCAGCTCTCGCCCAAGAGCCTGCTGCAGCAGACGCTGGTCTCCAGCGGCACGATGACCAACCGCATCGACCGTCTCGTGGGGCGCCGATTCGTGCGGAGGGTGTCGGATCCGGGCGATGGGCGCAGCGTTCTCGTCACCCTCACCGACGACGGCCGGGTGCGGGTGGATGCCGCCATCACGCGCCTGGTGGATGCGGAGGCCGAGCTGCTGGCCCCGCTGGCGCGCGGCGACCGCGAACGCCTCGCCGCGCTGCTGCGCAAGCTCAGCCTGAGCTTCGACTCCTGAGCGGTCCGGAGATCCGATGGCCATGCGCTCGCCCCTGCCCGTCCGCGACGGGGTCGGCGCGACCCGGCTGCACGTGCCGGTGGAGGGGCCGTGGCCCACGATCGCCGCGTACATGGCCGAGCGCTTCTTCCACCTCGAGCCCGAACGGCTGCTGCGCCGCTTCGACCGGGGCGAGATCGTCGCCCGCGACGGCACGCCGCTGGCCCGCGAGACACCGCTGGGGGCCTACGAGTTCGTCTGGTATTACCGTGAACCGCCGGCGGAGAAGCAGATCCCCTTCGACATCGAGGTGCTGCATGTCGACGACGACCTCGTCGTGATCGACAAGCCGCACTTCCTGCCCACCACCCCGGGCGGCAAGTACCTGCAGAACTCGGCCCTCGTGCGCCTGCGGAACCTGCTCGACAACCCCGATCTCACACCGATCCACCGGCTGGATCGCGCCACGGCCGGCCTACTGATGTTCTCGGCCCGCCCCGTCACGCGCGGCGCGTACCAGCTGCTGTTCGAGCGCCGCGAGGTCGAGAAGGTCTACGAGGCGGTCTCGGCGCTGCCGCAGGGGTGGGATGCGGATGCTCCCGCCCTCGCCGGGCGCGCATTCCCGATCGTGTACCGCAACCACATCGAGAAGCTCCGCGGCAACGTGTGCGTCCGCGTGGACGATGACCGCGAGCCCAACGCCGAGACGCTCATCGAGTTCGTGAACGCCGACGAGCGCGTGCTGCACACGTTGCTGCGCCCGCACTCCGGACGCATGCATCAGCTGCGGGTGCACCTCGCGGCCCTGGACGCCGGCATCCTCAACGACGGCTTCTATCCCAAGCTGCTGCCCGAGACGCCCGACGATTTCACCAGGCCGCTGCAGCTGCTCGCCCGCAAGCTGCGCTTCACCGACCCGCTCAGCGGCCGCGGGCGCGAGTTCACCACTCGCCGCACGCTGCAGGACGCCCCGCGCTGATCAGCGGCGCATGACAACGCGGGCAAGGCCGGTGCCGAGCGTCTGCACGAGATGCACGAACACGACGATGAGCACGATCGCGGCCCACATGACGACGGGCTCGAACTGACGGAAGCCATAGATCTGGGCGAAGGCGCCGAGGCCCCCGCCGCCGATGAGGCCGGCCATCGCCGTCATGTCGATGAGTGCGACGACGATGAACGTGTAGCCGAGGATCAGCGGACCCAGCGCCTCGGGGAGCACGACGGTGAGCAGGGTCCGCCAGGGGCCCGCGCCCATCGCCCTGGCTGCTTCGATGACACCCGGTGGCACCGAGACGAGGTGCTGCTCGACGA is part of the Microbacterium pseudoresistens genome and harbors:
- the glmU gene encoding bifunctional UDP-N-acetylglucosamine diphosphorylase/glucosamine-1-phosphate N-acetyltransferase GlmU, yielding MTDNNLAIIVLAAGQGTRMKSRLPKVLHPIAGRPLVGHVLTTATRLQARHIEVVVRYERDQVVGVIAAQHPDADVVDQDEIPGTGRAVEVALEAIPDFDGDVLILSGDCPLADEQTLSAFVAEHRATGASATLMTAVVDDPTGYGRVIRDDAGDVDRIVEQKDATVDEAAVNEINAGMYVFRAAALRENLARVGVDNAQGEKYLTDVPGLLRGAGQRVGASVVSDVSVTYGVNDRAQLAEVGRLLNARIVRRWQLEGVTIVDPATTWIDDEAKLAADVTLLPNTHIVGATVIESGAVIGPDTSLADCEVGADATVRRTDANLAVIGAGATVGPFSYLRPGTVLGAEGKIGAYVETKNAEIGEGSKVPHLSYVGDATIGRGVNLGASTITANYDDVSKHRTEIGDEVHTGSHTVLVAPVKLGAGAKTGAGAVVRKDVPAGALAMSVAPQRNIEGWVEKNRAGTGAAEAAARSQTAE
- a CDS encoding pseudouridine synthase, which translates into the protein MRSPLPVRDGVGATRLHVPVEGPWPTIAAYMAERFFHLEPERLLRRFDRGEIVARDGTPLARETPLGAYEFVWYYREPPAEKQIPFDIEVLHVDDDLVVIDKPHFLPTTPGGKYLQNSALVRLRNLLDNPDLTPIHRLDRATAGLLMFSARPVTRGAYQLLFERREVEKVYEAVSALPQGWDADAPALAGRAFPIVYRNHIEKLRGNVCVRVDDDREPNAETLIEFVNADERVLHTLLRPHSGRMHQLRVHLAALDAGILNDGFYPKLLPETPDDFTRPLQLLARKLRFTDPLSGRGREFTTRRTLQDAPR
- a CDS encoding heavy metal translocating P-type ATPase; its protein translation is MSHSPHEGAPEHHVHHDRTGNEEHSGHGGHRHHSGHGDHVAQFRRLFWIMLVLAVPTVALSGMFASILGYTLPDVPGLRGVSPVLGTVMYVWGGRPFLAGAVSELRARKPGMMLLIALAITVAFIASWGATLGVLHHELDFWWELALLVVIMLLGHWIEMRSLARTTSALDSLAALLPDEAERLDGDEVVTVSPSDLVVGDVVIVRPGGSVPADGRIVDGRASMDESMVTGESRAVERGTGDHVTAGTVATDSGLRVEITAIGDDTTLAGIQRLVTEAQSSSSRAQRLADTAAGWLFWFALGAAIITAIVWTLVGFPDAAVVRTITVLVIACPHALGLAIPLVVSIATERAARAGVLVKDRLALESMRAVDTVLFDKTGTLTKGEPVVSDVSAVDGSEPDQVLALAAAAEADSEHPLARAIVRAAEEKQLAIPRSSRFASSPAVGVTATLDDSVVRVGGPHLLAEEQADELPVASEWRSDGAIILHVIQDGRVIGAMKLADEVRSESREAIDALHERGLQVVMITGDADAVAQAVAQGLGIDRVFAGVRPEDKAAKVQELQREGKKVAMVGDGVNDAPALAQADVGLAIGAGTDVAIASAGVILAGDDPRSVLSVIELSRAAYRKMRQNLWWAAGYNLLSVPLAAGVLAPLGFILPMSVGAILMSLSTIVVALNAQLLRRLDLDPATTTRDILRR
- a CDS encoding MarR family winged helix-turn-helix transcriptional regulator; this translates as MSTSDEVDRIVGAWNTQRADLDFSPLEVLSRVDRLSRHLDRARREVFRRSDLEPWEWDVLSALRRAGDPFQLSPKSLLQQTLVSSGTMTNRIDRLVGRRFVRRVSDPGDGRSVLVTLTDDGRVRVDAAITRLVDAEAELLAPLARGDRERLAALLRKLSLSFDS
- a CDS encoding methionine ABC transporter permease produces the protein MDRLIELQPEFWAAAVETLYMTTFALVMGGVLGTVIGLGLYVTRRGGLLQNKPVNVVIEFIVNFFRPIPFVIFIAVAQPFTRAVVGTGIGINAGAFAIGLAASFAIGRIVEQHLVSVPPGVIEAARAMGAGPWRTLLTVVLPEALGPLILGYTFIVVALIDMTAMAGLIGGGGLGAFAQIYGFRQFEPVVMWAAIVLIVVFVHLVQTLGTGLARVVMRR
- a CDS encoding ribose-phosphate diphosphokinase translates to MGRKKKIELDRDNGIAPGLIAKTKKRLVVAGGRSVPDLTRQVADVLGTEIAPVEHRTFASGEIYARFEVSIRGCDLFIVQSFGEPVNEWLMETLIMLDAAKRASAKRITVVAPYFPYSRQDKKGRGREPISARLVADLLKTAGADRVMSVDLHAAQIQGFFDGPVDHLFAKPVLLEHFRSTLTPEDRETLTIVSPDMGRVRVADTWSDSLGAPLAIIHKRRDPKVANQVSVHEIVGEVEGRTCLLVDDMIDTGGTIVKAAQALKKNGARRVIVAATHAIFSDPASERLQDAAIDEVVITDTIPLTESRRWETLTILPIAPLLAAAIRQVFEDGSVTSMFGGDA